ctaatatgaaaaatgttcgacacgtaaaaaaaaattaacataattgggttaaaaagactatattcattcatttctaaaatttaaaaactaaaataaatcaaaattttaaacaaaaacaaattttaattttgagtgaAAGTTCTAAAACTAAATCATACTTAACCCATACAAAAATTTATTGGCGTTAGACACATGGTTTGATTTGATTCTTTGATCCTGTTCCTCTTATGACGTGACATTTGTTCTAGAAacgatgaaaaaaatgaaaatttgaatcacAATTAGACCCCAAGAAATAGTGTAAAAGTGTTAGCCAGTGAGTGGTTTGAGAAACTATTTAAGTCTACACAGTTTGCATAATTGTCATCTGCATCTCAAACTCAacaattcttcttttctttagtTCATTCATTCACTCTATAAAAGAATATATGGACTCCAAGAAGGCTAGTTACGACGCCGGAGTCActaaagaccaaattgaactagTTATTAATCAGACATAAGCTACTTGactcatttttattattatgggtTATGAAAGTATATACTCTTGTAGAAGCTGATAAAATAAAAGTACTGTTGTAGAAACTGaaaacaaacatattttattatacataattatgctaatcaataatttttttcttcatttttaagatatttCGGATTAAGTGCTAGTACTTTTTCGAgaacataattttatttgtctGATCATtggatttatttttcataaaataaattactttataatattaataatattataagatttaaatactttttttaatgcTAATCCATcaaaacacttattttttttattcttgatcTAACACTTATCAATATTCTactgtattttttaatatatatatatatatatatatatatatatatatatatatatatatatatatatatatatattattggaaTATTTTCACAACGTTAATTAATCAATTCCATAttctttcataaaattattaaactatataGTGCATCATCCTATGCTGTGTGTggtatatagtttttttatcagCCACAAGAAAATGTCACTGAATTCTCCAAAACTCTCCTGATGAACCGGTTTAAAGGTTCTCCCCAAAAGCAGCACAGCCTCAAGAATCCTTCTAACATAACCAAATATGTAGTACCCGAACCTCAAATAAAGCAATTCTTTACCAAacttacatatataaatatcaacACTGCAGCAACTAATCTTCATCTCAAACTACAATCATTCTTCATCCTCATTCATTACATTCAATCAATTCGTTAATTACACATCACAGTTCAAAAGATGGACCCTCAGCAGTTGCACTTCGAGGCTACACAGGCTCAGGGCGAAGGTCAAGGTCAAGCACAAGCACAAgctcaagcccaagcccaaccTCAGGCCCAAACCGAAGCCCAAGCTCAGGTTTTTCTTACTCCCCATGCAAATTTAGTCTTCTGGGGCGTGCACAATCTTATATGTCATTTAAAAGACCATATTTTTTTGCATGTACGACAGGAAAAGACCAGCAATTTGATCGACATGGCTAGCAATGCTGCTCAGTCTGCTAAGGAAACCATGCAAGAGGTTCCAATTTGAGAACATATCACGCatgtttaattataataaactcgatcaaaatttcatttattgtatAATCAACACACTAATGTACATGTTTTTCCTTACATTATTGTATGTTTAGGCTGGTCAGCAGATGATGGCAACAGCACAAGGAGCAGCTGAAGCTGTGAAGAATGCAACTGgcatgaacaaaaataattgaacTAAGAGGGATATGCACGGATCCTGATCATGCAGTTTCACttagattttgttttttcttttctgtattTCTCGTTTCTTCTTGTTGTCAGGGCATTGTTTAAGAAATGCTCtagtttcttttgttttgaatGGTACTCCTAAAGAGAACTCTATGATGTAGCTCTCATTTTAtctatcaataaaatttttCTTAGTATAACTTAATACTTCTATAGTTGATTACATGTAACAAGAAGACTAATCACATAAAGTTGTTAGCAGAGTTTGTCAGAAATTACAAGCAAACTGTTCACACACAGTTTGATTTCTGTAGAAAACTGTTTTTTCAAGAGCGAGGGGAAGAACACATTGAACTATGCCAACAAAGAAAAAACCTATATGTTATTCTGgaataaaatttgaagaactatatctatatatatagtAGATGAAGATTGAATTTTGTCCTCAAATGAGtattttctcatcttttttAGGTTGGTACATGTAACTCATTCTACTATCAGCATATGTGTATCCTCCATCTACACGAAGATCGTGTGCTGTTACGAAACCAGACTCATCACTAGCCAAAAACAAAGCAGCATGTGCTACATCTTCAATGGTTGCACCTCTCCCCTTAAGCAAACTTGCCCTTGTCCCAATAAACTCATTCAAACATTGAGGGGTAATATCTACAACATTCGAAAACCTTCTGAAAGCAGTGAGAAGCATCTCAGAGGGAATCCCATGTGGGGAGATGCAGTTAACACGAATCAAATGTTCTCCCAACTCACATGCAGCACTTCTCACCAATCCATCTATGGCTGCTTTTGTCATGGTGTAGCCATGCAAGGCCAAACCACCCATCACCGCTGCAACACTTGAAGTGCATATGATGGATCCTCCTCTTCGACCTTTGATCATTGCCCTTGCAGCATGCTTGATTCCATGCACTGTTCCATGAAGATTGGTGGAAAATAAATGCCTCACTTGGTCCATGTCAATGGTTGTGATGCTTCTTCCCTCAGGGCCTCCAATTCCCGCATTGCTGAGCATGATATCTAGATGACCCTTCCATGACAGTGCAAAGTTAATGGCAGATTCAACATCATCTTCCTTCGACACATCACAGTGTATGTAGCGACCCCCTATGGACTCAGCCACCTTGGCTCCTACTTCATCAAGCACATCAGCAATGACAACATGTGCTCCATTTTCCGCAAACAGCTTAGCTGCAGTTGCACCAATTCCTCTTGCACCACCAGTTACCACTGCCACCTTATCAGCTAGTCTTAACAACAAATCGAAAAAGTGATTAATGTTGCATTCAGTTGAAGTTTCTGTTCATATCACATACTATTATTGATTCACTGGAAAATATACGAGATTATTTATCAGCAAGATAACTGTGTGTGCACTGACCTTTTTGCTGATGAGTTTTGAGTTTCTATATTCTGATTCATGCGTGGTTCCATTTCAGTGATGTAATATTGTTTTATGGATCTTTGTATATTCAACAAACACTTAAATATTGAGAGTTGTGTAGAAATGGTGTAAACATGCTTTTGCTACCTTATAACCACTACTCAACTCACTCCTTCGTATTCGTAATTTATTCTGTTCATGAATTCCATGTTTATTGTTCAGCTAATTAATTTCATTCAGATCTCATGTTTctgagaagaaaaggaaaagtcatggagttaaaaagattatataacATCATCAAAGGCAAAAGTGGTTATTTTAATCttcataaatgttttatttactgTCAAATGAGTGTTATTACAATAATCTCTTCTGTACATCACAGAATTTAAAAGAGaactttgaaaaatataattgctCCATTATTTCCttggaaaataattaaaacaatgcAAAGGAGATAAATATTCtgtttcctttatttttccAAAGGCAGTTGTTTGACATCAACATTTAATTCCAAATTTGAATCCttcaaacattataaaataaaataaaaactccggaaaaaagatattttcatAACCAATACAaccatattataataatataaataagtaattgatGAATTAATGAAGATGATTAAAacaatattcataaaaattgaTGTTTATAACTTTTGGTactatataaatttgaattaatatattctggcagtgtaattaatttttaaatataatttaattatcaactAATTAAGCATGTAAATCActcttattttttcattcaagcCGAGTCTTTGTATTTTCGACCAATATTggagatataattttttttcgtgGTAGTAAAGTAATTTTGTTCTAATAAACGTATGTATAAAGTTTAGAGtcatatttatttagtttttttttttcatgtctggggtgattttttttatcacagatatcaatgttattaaaaataatccaATTGATATTAACCTAAATAATTGTGGTTGATATCAAGTGAGAATAATATAGATTGATGTTAATAGCAAttgtttgatatttaatttttttaattgaaatacttGATTTAAAGAGAATTATAATctcataaatttgaattattttgcctaaataaaatattttaaaaaaattaattaaaaattatttcaatttacaTTTAATATACTTGAGTATCTTCAAAATTTGTGATATTTTTCATTGAAAGGTAGCGTAACTTTTTCCCCTCCTTATTTGAACACGTCATGAGTGCCAATAGTGGTGGTTCCATAATGCTTTAGAGTATCTTCATATTTAATACCGTAACCAAGTGCAAGTGGAAAACATGGGTGCAGAAGTGAGTTCCATAGTAGGCAGATCCAAATTAGAAAGCCCAATTTTACAAtgaccaaaacaaaaaaagttgcATCTCCTAAAACCCTAGTTactgtttctctctctctctctttctcttcgtTTCTTCCTCACACTCAAAATCTCGATCAATTGCTTTTCAAATCACAATCCCATTATTCGTTCGTTTGCAGAAATGAGATACCAATGGCGTCTTCTTCACCATCTTCTCCGTTCTCGCCCCCGTATTCCCAATCACTCTCAGGTACTCCCCTCTTCCTCTTCCATTTCCCGTCGTTTAACCGTAAATTCCTCCTTCCCGGTAAACCCTAGTTTCCGTCAGTTTTCTTCGGAACCTGTTCTCCCTCACTCCGATAACGACCACGTCCTCATCGCCGACATTTTCTCGAAACCTGAGGATTCCGACGACGTGAAAAACCTCGTCGATTCGAATCGCATTTCGATCACTCACAACGCTGTCCTTGCGGTTCTGTGGAAGCTCGATTCAAACGTTGATGCGGCACGGAGGTTCTTCCAATGGGTTTCGGAGAACTACCCCGAGAAGTTGAGCTCCAAGTGCTACAACTCAATGCTGCGTGTTTTGGGGACCAATGGTTTGGTTAACGAGTTTTGGGAGTTGGTTGATTTAATGAAGGAAAAGGGATATGGGGTTTCCAAGGGTGTGAAGGATAGAGTGTTGGAGTGTTTTGAGAAGGGTGGAATGAAAGGTGACGTGGCGAAGTTGAAGGGTTTGTTTGATAACTCGAATGAGAAGAACTGTGCCGTAGTGTGTAGGATTGCGAAGAACAATGTGTGGAGTGATGATGTTGAGAGGCAGATTAAGGAGTTGAATGTTAGGTTCTCCGGATATATGGTTAAGATTGTTTTGGCGGGATTGGCATCAGAGCCGGCTAAGGCGCTGATATTTTTCCGGTGGTTGGAGGAGAGTCAGATGTTTAAGCATAATGGGGAAACTTACAATGCAATGGCGAGGGTGTTGGGGAGGGAGGACTCGATTGATAGGTTTTGGAAGCTTGTTGAGGACATGAGGAGTGCTGGGTATGAGATGGAGGTTGAGACCTTTGCTAGGGTTTTGGGGAGATTTTGTAAGAGGAGAATGATAAAGGATGCTGTTGAGCTTTATGAGCTTGCTATGGCTGGCGCGAATAAGCCTTCGGTTGAGTGTTGTGTCTTTTTGTTGAGGAAGGTTGCTGCTGGGAAAGAGCTGGATATGGATTTGTTTTCGAGGGTTCTGAAGGTTTTTACCGGAAGTGGTAATTCGTTAACTGACCCTATTGTTGATGCTGTGCTGAAGTCTTTGACCAGCGTTGGTAGGACTGGAGAGTGGAACAAGGTTTTGAAAGAAATGGAAGAGTGTGGGTTTGTTGCTGGTGGTAATTTACAGAGAAAAATTGCTTTTAGACTTAGTGCTGCTGGTAATACGGAACAAGCTCATGAGTTCGTGAATAGAGTTGAAGCATCTGGGTGTAATGCAGATCGCAAGACATGGGAATCTTTGATTGAGGGGCACTGTGTTGCCGGGAACATTGATAAAGCTCTTGATTCTTTTAAAGAGATGGTTGAGAAAGAGGGGATCACTTCGGCAGGCTATTCTTTTGATGTTTTAATGAATTCACTTTGTCAAACGAATAGGGCAATAGATGCATGTAAGATTCTTTGCCGACTAGTGAATGAAAAAGAGCTAAAACCCTGGCATTCTACTTACAAGCTGTTGGTAACCGAGTTATTAGTTCAGGGAGGATTTGCAGATGCTTTACCAATTTTGGGATTAATGAGAACCCATGGTTTTCCACCTTATACTGATCCATTTATTGAACACTTGTCAAAGAGTGGAAGTGACGATGATGCGGTACTGTTTCTCAGGGCAATGACTTCAAAGAGGTTTCCGTCTACATCTGTGTTTCTTCGTATGTTTGAAGCCTTCTTCGAGCACGGAAGGCATGAAGAAGCACATAATTTCCTTTCTAAATGTCCACGGTACATTCGAAATGATGCAGATGTCTTGAATCTCTTTTATTCCATGAACTCTAAGGAAGCTGCTTCTTCTGGTATCGTGACTGCTTAAGTTTGCGAATATATCTCATGTTGTACTCTTCAGAAGAATGTGCAATTGCAGTTGTTCGGAAATTTTTGGTGAGTGCTTATTCTTTTTACcttcatttaaattattgaaaaaaaaagaagttgatTCTTGCTTTGAATAAAGCCAAACAAACCAAACTTTTTGACATTCTATAATACCCCCATGCAACTTGTATTTGACATGCAAATCGAAATTCTTCTCCAACATCATTATTGATTGAAGGACACCAAACTAATGCTTTGCTTGGTGCTTTGACATTAGTGGACTGTAGTTCGATGCGTCCTGATTTACACTGTCTTAATAATGTACACTGTAGATTGAGGTGCTGCATATAAGCAAACAATCTAGACATGAAAAGCTTGCAACAATCTATCTCAGTATTTCTTAACAAATTCACATGCAATCCTTCAGTATTACACACTTAGTCCTTCAGTGCCTTAGATATATTATGTAAGCTTCATTTGTTATTGGACTGGATCCTTTTCACATAGGATAGTGGGATTCTAATATTTCCACTTTCTACTCTGCTGAGCTTGGTTAGTTGTTTCTATGATTGGTTTGTGCTCTTGACCACTACTGACTGTAAATTCGAGGACGGCAAAAATATAGCACTGTTTGAACCAAGGCAATAGACACTGTTGTGTTTTACTTTGTAGTTTGTTTATTTGCTAATAATGTTAACAGTTTCGTCCTGTGAAATCGGTGATCTGTATCGTTTAAGAATCATTATCAATGGATTTTCATTCCTGTTTGCCATGATTAGGAATGGATTTTTCTAAATACACATGATGTTTGAAAATGTGGAAGGCATTGGTCGAAGTAATGTATAAGGTGACGTGAAAATTTCAGTCATAAAATGGTGAAAAATATGAAGATAGAATGTTGAATTCGACAGCCGAGAGATGACGGCCTTAACCTTCAATTGGaaagttattttttgttacCCACTCTCAATAGCGAGCGAAAGCAACATTATCACCATTTTCATCCAGCTAACTATTGACGGTCACAAATTCacaatttattatgattaagGAACATTACTTTAGATGTACCTTTCCGTATTCCGTCTTCTAACCATTACTTTTGGATATTCATGTTGCAACGATAAAGTGTAGACTGGGTCCTCTTTTTATGGTTTCATATTGGGCCTGGCAAATTTAGACCCACTGGTAGATCTCGCTTCAAATCTGGTGGATGCGTTTCTTATAAAAGCACTTTCTTGAGGACGAAGCAAGCATTTTTCCCTTTTATTGATTTGCCTATATTGAATGACATTTCAGACAACTCACACCAGTAATAGTAAGGTCATATCATATCAGTGCCAATTTGCATTAATGTGAAAAGTACATGTAAATAGTCCTATAATTGATGCCAGGAACTGCAACAGAAGTGTGGTGAAGGTAGATACGACTGTATGTTGAAAAAGAAaggttttttctaatttaatctggaaaataattaaaactagcgatatttgatttataatttgAGTAAATCATTAAACTCTTCATGACTTCCACAACTTACATGAAGAACTTGATTAGTTCTAACATTCAGTTCAGTTTTCCAAACCAATAGGATAATAATACGAAATATTAATACTGATT
This region of Vigna unguiculata cultivar IT97K-499-35 chromosome 5, ASM411807v1, whole genome shotgun sequence genomic DNA includes:
- the LOC114183044 gene encoding mediator of RNA polymerase II transcription subunit 15-like, with the translated sequence MDPQQLHFEATQAQGEGQGQAQAQAQAQAQPQAQTEAQAQEKTSNLIDMASNAAQSAKETMQEAGQQMMATAQGAAEAVKNATGMNKNN
- the LOC114186028 gene encoding short-chain dehydrogenase reductase ATA1; its protein translation is MEPRMNQNIETQNSSAKRLADKVAVVTGGARGIGATAAKLFAENGAHVVIADVLDEVGAKVAESIGGRYIHCDVSKEDDVESAINFALSWKGHLDIMLSNAGIGGPEGRSITTIDMDQVRHLFSTNLHGTVHGIKHAARAMIKGRRGGSIICTSSVAAVMGGLALHGYTMTKAAIDGLVRSAACELGEHLIRVNCISPHGIPSEMLLTAFRRFSNVVDITPQCLNEFIGTRASLLKGRGATIEDVAHAALFLASDESGFVTAHDLRVDGGYTYADSRMSYMYQPKKDEKILI
- the LOC114184992 gene encoding pentatricopeptide repeat-containing protein At3g02490, mitochondrial-like codes for the protein MRYQWRLLHHLLRSRPRIPNHSQVLPSSSSISRRLTVNSSFPVNPSFRQFSSEPVLPHSDNDHVLIADIFSKPEDSDDVKNLVDSNRISITHNAVLAVLWKLDSNVDAARRFFQWVSENYPEKLSSKCYNSMLRVLGTNGLVNEFWELVDLMKEKGYGVSKGVKDRVLECFEKGGMKGDVAKLKGLFDNSNEKNCAVVCRIAKNNVWSDDVERQIKELNVRFSGYMVKIVLAGLASEPAKALIFFRWLEESQMFKHNGETYNAMARVLGREDSIDRFWKLVEDMRSAGYEMEVETFARVLGRFCKRRMIKDAVELYELAMAGANKPSVECCVFLLRKVAAGKELDMDLFSRVLKVFTGSGNSLTDPIVDAVLKSLTSVGRTGEWNKVLKEMEECGFVAGGNLQRKIAFRLSAAGNTEQAHEFVNRVEASGCNADRKTWESLIEGHCVAGNIDKALDSFKEMVEKEGITSAGYSFDVLMNSLCQTNRAIDACKILCRLVNEKELKPWHSTYKLLVTELLVQGGFADALPILGLMRTHGFPPYTDPFIEHLSKSGSDDDAVLFLRAMTSKRFPSTSVFLRMFEAFFEHGRHEEAHNFLSKCPRYIRNDADVLNLFYSMNSKEAASSGIVTA